In the genome of Candidatus Limnocylindrales bacterium, the window CCGATAACCCAAAATATGATAAGAACCCCAAAACTAGCTACTGCAGCTATAATTTGATTTTCTGTCAGGGTAGAAATTAATATTCCCAGGGAAATAAATGCAGACCCCATCAAGAAAACGCCTAAATAAGCCGATATAAAAGGCTTAATATCCGGCCTTCCTACCCAGGCGATGAGGATTGGGTAAACCAGGCTTAAGGCCAGCATGATGGCAAAGACCGTTACACAGGCCAGGAATTTCCCCAGTACCACTTCGATATCCCGAATGGGATACGTCATGAGCAGCTCAAAAGTACCCAGCCGTTTCTCCTCAGAAAATAATCTCATGGTAAGAATCGGCATCATCAAGAGGATAATAACTGCCATATTACTAAACAGAGGGTTGACCACACCTTCGGTGATATTGAGATTGGCTGCAGCAGCCGGTTGTTGCATGGCTTGAAAACTGATCATGCTATAGAAGGTGACAATAGCCGAGAAGAAATATCCTGTGATGACTAGGAAAATAAACAGGACTACATAAGCAATAGGCGAGTAAAAATAAGATCTTAGTTCTTTTTTAAAGAGATAGAAGATATTCCGCATGTTC includes:
- a CDS encoding ABC transporter permease; amino-acid sequence: MRNIFYLFKKELRSYFYSPIAYVVLFIFLVITGYFFSAIVTFYSMISFQAMQQPAAAANLNITEGVVNPLFSNMAVIILLMMPILTMRLFSEEKRLGTFELLMTYPIRDIEVVLGKFLACVTVFAIMLALSLVYPILIAWVGRPDIKPFISAYLGVFLMGSAFISLGILISTLTENQIIAAVASFGVLIIFWVIGFSAENTGPTLGSVLRHLSIIEHFQNFAKGIIDTKDLIYYLNFTLFFLFLTLRSLESNRWRG